In Labilibaculum sp. DW002, one DNA window encodes the following:
- the ligA gene encoding NAD-dependent DNA ligase LigA — protein sequence MNQAEAKVRIEELRGQLHTYNHNYYVLSQPSISDYDFDMLLNELIDLEKQFPEFNDQNSPTQRVGSDINLEFNQVEHKYPMLSLGNTYSEEEIRDFETRIKKLIDGDVEYVCEMKYDGTSISLTYEKGKLVQAVTRGDGVKGDDVTANVKTIRSVPLQLSGKGFPDEFEIRGEILMPFEVFNSLNEEREEIGEAAFANPRNAASGTLKMQNSSIVAKRKLDCYLYYLLGKEIPTRNHYSNLQSAKDWGFKVPSNTKLCKNIEEVIAFIKEWDEKRDDLPVPIDGIVIKVNSLDMQEELGFTAKSPRWAISYKYKAERVSTKLEKVTYQVGRTGSITPVANLEAVQLAGTTVKRASLHNADIIQNLDLHENDTVYVEKGGEIIPKIVGVELSERSAEAKRIEYIDNCPECNTALVRKEGEANHYCPNEMGCPPQIKGKIEHFISRRALDLDGLGEETIDLLFQKGLIKDVSGLFRLTKEDIVPLDRMGDKSAERILNSIENSKQVPYERVLYALGIRYVGATVAKKLAKAIPSIDKLATSTLEELIEVDEIGGKIAESIVEYFSNEYHQNLVAQLKEFGLQLEKKIVEDENSSNTLEGLSIVISGSFNKYSRDELKDLIELHGGKNVGSISKKTSFLLGGEKVGPSKLAKLEKLGLEMKSEDEFLKMIGL from the coding sequence ATGAATCAGGCAGAAGCAAAAGTTCGCATAGAAGAATTACGTGGACAATTACATACTTACAATCACAATTATTACGTATTATCGCAACCAAGTATTAGCGATTATGACTTTGATATGCTCTTAAATGAGCTAATCGATCTAGAAAAACAATTTCCTGAATTTAACGATCAAAATTCACCAACCCAACGAGTAGGTAGTGATATAAATCTTGAATTTAACCAAGTGGAACACAAATACCCGATGCTCTCTTTAGGAAATACCTATTCGGAGGAGGAAATTCGTGATTTTGAAACCAGAATTAAAAAACTGATTGATGGTGATGTTGAATATGTATGCGAAATGAAATACGATGGCACTTCCATTTCTTTGACTTATGAAAAAGGAAAATTAGTGCAGGCGGTTACTCGTGGTGATGGTGTTAAAGGTGATGATGTTACTGCCAATGTAAAAACCATTCGATCGGTACCATTGCAACTAAGCGGTAAAGGGTTTCCAGATGAATTTGAGATTCGCGGAGAAATCCTAATGCCTTTTGAAGTTTTTAACAGCTTGAATGAAGAGCGCGAAGAAATTGGCGAAGCAGCATTTGCTAATCCTAGAAACGCAGCTTCAGGAACTTTAAAAATGCAGAATTCATCAATCGTAGCCAAACGCAAATTAGACTGTTACCTATACTACCTATTGGGCAAAGAAATTCCAACTAGAAATCATTACAGTAATTTGCAATCGGCAAAGGATTGGGGCTTTAAAGTCCCTTCCAACACGAAACTTTGCAAAAACATTGAAGAGGTAATTGCCTTTATTAAAGAGTGGGATGAGAAAAGAGATGATTTACCAGTACCAATTGATGGAATTGTAATTAAGGTGAACTCATTGGACATGCAAGAAGAACTCGGGTTTACCGCCAAATCACCGCGATGGGCAATATCGTACAAATACAAAGCAGAAAGAGTATCAACCAAATTGGAAAAAGTAACTTACCAGGTTGGAAGAACAGGTTCCATTACACCCGTTGCAAACCTAGAAGCAGTTCAATTAGCAGGAACCACAGTAAAAAGAGCATCTCTTCACAATGCTGATATCATTCAAAATTTAGATTTACACGAAAACGATACTGTTTATGTAGAAAAGGGAGGCGAAATTATTCCAAAAATTGTTGGAGTAGAATTGTCTGAAAGATCTGCGGAAGCAAAACGAATTGAATACATTGATAATTGTCCTGAGTGCAATACCGCTTTGGTTCGTAAGGAAGGTGAAGCTAACCATTATTGTCCAAACGAAATGGGCTGCCCTCCTCAAATAAAAGGAAAAATTGAACATTTCATAAGTCGAAGAGCTTTAGATTTAGATGGATTGGGGGAAGAAACAATCGATTTATTGTTTCAAAAAGGTTTGATTAAAGATGTTAGCGGCCTGTTTCGCCTTACAAAAGAAGATATTGTACCATTGGATCGTATGGGTGATAAATCGGCAGAACGTATTTTAAATAGCATTGAAAATTCCAAACAAGTACCTTACGAAAGAGTTCTGTACGCCCTAGGAATTAGATATGTTGGAGCTACTGTTGCAAAAAAATTAGCCAAAGCAATCCCTTCTATCGATAAATTAGCGACTTCCACTCTTGAAGAGTTAATTGAAGTAGATGAAATTGGTGGAAAAATTGCTGAAAGCATTGTTGAATATTTCTCTAATGAGTATCATCAAAATCTGGTGGCTCAATTAAAAGAATTTGGCTTGCAATTAGAGAAAAAAATTGTTGAAGATGAAAATTCCAGCAATACCTTGGAAGGCTTATCAATTGTAATATCGGGTAGTTTCAACAAATACTCCAGAGACGAATTAAAAGATTTAATTGAATTACATGGTGGCAAAAATGTAGGATCTATTTCCAAAAAAACAAGTTTCCTTTTAGGTGGAGAAAAAGTTGGTCCAAGCAAGTTAGCTAAGCTAGAGAAGTTAGGCCTTGAAATGAAAAGTGAAGATGAATTTCTAAAAATGATTGGATTGTAA
- a CDS encoding exonuclease domain-containing protein, whose product MNFTAIDFETANGKRNSACSLGLVRVENGIIVESKDWLISPPEMYFHPMNISIHGITEEDVMNEPSFNYIWEEVEEYLKDEMVIAHNASFDVSVLRACLETYGIAFPNFDYMCTVQISKNIWPNMPNHKLNTLAHIFDIPLKHHDALEDTLACAKIAIKACGVMNSTNLLQLANEISITPGKLYNKGYRAPKKIK is encoded by the coding sequence ATGAATTTTACAGCAATAGATTTTGAGACTGCTAATGGAAAGCGAAATTCTGCCTGTTCCCTAGGTCTTGTGCGTGTCGAAAACGGAATAATTGTTGAGAGTAAAGATTGGTTGATCTCCCCTCCTGAAATGTATTTCCACCCAATGAATATCAGTATACATGGCATTACTGAAGAAGATGTAATGAACGAACCAAGTTTCAATTACATTTGGGAAGAAGTAGAGGAATATTTAAAAGATGAGATGGTAATCGCTCACAATGCTAGTTTTGATGTCTCGGTATTGCGTGCGTGCCTCGAAACTTATGGCATTGCCTTTCCTAATTTTGATTATATGTGCACAGTTCAGATTAGTAAAAATATTTGGCCTAATATGCCTAATCATAAACTAAATACCTTGGCACATATTTTCGATATTCCTTTAAAGCATCACGATGCATTAGAAGATACTTTGGCTTGTGCAAAAATTGCAATTAAAGCTTGTGGTGTAATGAATAGCACTAATCTTTTACAATTGGCTAACGAAATAAGCATTACTCCAGGCAAATTATACAACAAAGGTTACCGAGCTCCAAAAAAAATTAAATAA
- a CDS encoding DUF6913 domain-containing protein, with protein sequence MSFLQNIKNRLANNHIRNKQKKNPRIKEFHNLESAKSIGILFDTLDDKNHSIAKKFSEDLLQKGYKVQTVGWINADELPDFGVAQKILFYTNKDVKWNGEPISEELAEFVTKKFDLLFIFTESDHLSIKYLTQLSNASCKVGSLADNCEHLDLMIDQGKNKSLANLISESLKYLAIIKK encoded by the coding sequence ATGAGTTTTTTACAAAATATTAAAAATCGCCTTGCTAATAATCACATTCGGAACAAACAGAAGAAGAATCCGAGAATAAAAGAATTTCACAATTTAGAAAGCGCAAAAAGCATAGGGATTTTGTTTGATACGCTTGATGACAAAAATCATTCGATTGCTAAAAAATTCTCGGAAGATTTATTGCAAAAGGGCTATAAAGTGCAAACAGTTGGTTGGATAAATGCGGATGAGTTACCAGATTTTGGTGTAGCACAAAAGATATTATTCTACACCAACAAAGATGTTAAGTGGAACGGGGAACCAATTAGCGAGGAGCTAGCTGAATTTGTTACTAAAAAATTCGATTTGCTATTCATATTTACAGAATCGGATCATCTTTCGATAAAATACCTTACACAATTATCAAATGCTTCATGCAAAGTAGGCTCATTAGCTGACAATTGCGAGCATCTAGATTTAATGATTGATCAAGGCAAAAATAAATCATTAGCAAATTTAATCAGTGAAAGCTTAAAATACCTTGCTATTATTAAAAAGTAG
- a CDS encoding penicillin-binding protein activator LpoB — MKYSFRLIVFTLAIFASVSCSRQVTRVSPDQQIDLSGRWNDTDSKLTAEALIEQLLTRNWIENYQQETGKKPVVIVGLITNKSSEHIDSDTYIKDIEKAILNDGRVRLVQAGAKREALREERADQQDFASKASIKKWGQELGADFILQGDISSIIDSYKKEKVRYYQLNLELTNLETSELVWMGDKKIKKYVNK; from the coding sequence ATGAAGTATTCATTTCGCCTAATTGTTTTTACACTGGCTATTTTTGCCAGCGTTTCTTGTTCCAGACAAGTAACCCGTGTATCTCCTGATCAGCAAATTGACTTGAGCGGACGTTGGAACGATACGGATTCTAAACTAACTGCAGAAGCATTAATAGAACAACTACTAACTCGTAATTGGATAGAAAACTATCAACAAGAAACGGGTAAAAAACCAGTAGTTATTGTTGGCCTAATAACGAATAAAAGTTCTGAACATATCGATTCTGACACCTACATTAAGGATATTGAAAAAGCTATTTTGAACGATGGTAGAGTTCGTTTGGTTCAGGCTGGAGCTAAAAGAGAAGCACTTCGCGAGGAGCGTGCAGACCAGCAAGATTTTGCCTCTAAAGCAAGCATCAAAAAATGGGGCCAAGAACTTGGCGCTGACTTTATTTTACAAGGAGATATTAGTTCAATAATTGATAGTTATAAAAAAGAAAAAGTTAGATACTACCAATTAAACTTAGAGCTAACCAACCTTGAAACTAGCGAACTGGTTTGGATGGGTGACAAAAAAATTAAAAAGTACGTTAATAAATAA
- a CDS encoding COG3014 family protein has translation MNKLLLHITAKIRTAFLLVFLLFLSGCATYYMQNEAFNASFLRGDISGAEKILDQDKKNNRNKNRALFLLNKGTLAWMQEDYTAATNYFNEADLYIEDQRKSVGSEALAMLTNPMTKPYQPEDFENVMLNFYKALSYLEMGDSEKALVECRRVNEKLYALNDKYPKKFQNRYSDDAFAHTLMGLIYDSTGDSNNAFIAYRNALKIYEENYLKNFNTSAPLQLKKDLLRTAFQTGLNQEYENYKNEFGFDYQKKNNNEGDVILIWLSGLGPVKAEWSINFSALNGRDGYLTMVNNEENVTLPFFVGNMDRNTRSAFSDLDFVRVAFPKYQERIPFYTSADVRINNSTTYHLEKAQDLNAIAFKTLKDRMVREMANSLLRLATKKALESYARSKDENIGALLSIFNAVTEKADTRNWQTLPHSIHYTRIRLKEGKHQLILQVNYPGGGSKDQEIEVNVKAGKTNYFTFHNMESN, from the coding sequence ATGAACAAGCTTCTCTTACATATTACTGCTAAAATACGAACTGCATTTCTACTCGTTTTCCTTCTGTTCTTATCTGGCTGCGCTACTTATTACATGCAAAATGAAGCTTTTAATGCTTCTTTTTTACGTGGAGACATTTCGGGTGCTGAAAAAATTCTAGATCAGGACAAAAAGAACAATCGAAATAAAAATCGCGCTTTATTTTTATTGAACAAAGGAACTTTAGCATGGATGCAAGAAGATTATACTGCTGCAACTAATTATTTTAACGAAGCGGATCTATACATTGAAGATCAAAGAAAAAGTGTTGGTTCGGAAGCTCTTGCTATGCTTACCAATCCAATGACAAAACCCTACCAACCTGAAGATTTCGAAAATGTAATGCTCAATTTCTATAAAGCCTTAAGCTATTTAGAAATGGGAGATTCAGAAAAGGCTCTTGTTGAATGCCGCAGAGTTAATGAAAAGCTATATGCTCTGAACGATAAATACCCGAAAAAATTTCAAAACAGGTATAGTGATGATGCTTTTGCTCATACGCTTATGGGTTTAATTTATGATTCTACTGGAGATTCAAATAATGCTTTTATTGCTTATCGAAATGCTTTAAAAATATACGAAGAGAATTATCTAAAAAATTTCAATACTTCTGCGCCATTGCAATTGAAAAAAGATCTTTTACGTACTGCATTCCAAACTGGTCTGAATCAAGAATACGAAAACTATAAAAATGAATTTGGTTTCGACTATCAAAAGAAAAATAATAACGAGGGAGATGTAATCTTAATTTGGCTATCTGGATTAGGGCCTGTAAAAGCTGAATGGAGTATCAATTTCAGTGCTCTTAACGGCCGCGATGGATACCTTACGATGGTAAATAATGAAGAAAATGTTACGCTTCCATTCTTTGTTGGGAACATGGATCGAAACACAAGAAGTGCTTTTAGCGATTTAGATTTTGTTCGTGTTGCATTCCCAAAATATCAAGAAAGAATTCCATTTTATACTTCGGCAGATGTGCGAATAAATAATTCGACCACCTACCATCTAGAAAAAGCACAAGATCTAAATGCGATTGCCTTTAAGACATTAAAAGATCGTATGGTTAGAGAGATGGCAAATTCTCTTTTACGCCTTGCGACTAAAAAGGCTCTGGAAAGCTACGCAAGAAGTAAAGATGAAAACATTGGTGCTCTACTTAGTATTTTTAATGCTGTTACCGAGAAAGCTGACACACGAAATTGGCAAACACTGCCTCACTCAATTCACTACACAAGAATTCGATTAAAAGAAGGTAAGCATCAACTCATTTTACAAGTTAATTATCCTGGAGGAGGAAGTAAGGATCAAGAAATAGAAGTAAATGTGAAAGCAGGTAAAACAAATTATTTTACATTTCACAATATGGAATCAAACTAA
- a CDS encoding heme NO-binding domain-containing protein: protein MKGIFFTEFLEMAEKEYGHNLTEKIISELGVGNNGVYESEIGYPCAQFVELCELLGREIGNSSSDVAKNFGEYLFSRLVILFRPSFAGNSNIFEFLDQVDEFIHEKMQNSFPALKIPKFRAIKINESTFQISYQTEKILVDLAIGLLMGCQRFFNEEITLNTEYISERSKLVCFTLSKSPILV, encoded by the coding sequence ATGAAGGGAATATTTTTTACGGAATTTCTGGAAATGGCAGAAAAGGAATATGGTCATAATCTTACAGAAAAAATTATTTCAGAATTAGGAGTTGGTAATAATGGGGTATACGAATCAGAAATTGGATATCCTTGTGCACAGTTTGTTGAACTATGTGAATTGTTAGGCCGTGAAATTGGCAACTCATCGTCCGATGTCGCTAAAAATTTTGGAGAATATCTTTTTAGTCGCCTTGTAATTTTATTCCGACCTAGTTTTGCAGGGAATAGTAACATATTTGAATTTCTCGATCAGGTCGATGAATTCATTCATGAAAAAATGCAAAATTCTTTTCCAGCATTAAAAATTCCGAAGTTCAGGGCTATTAAAATTAACGAGAGTACTTTCCAGATAAGTTATCAAACAGAAAAAATACTTGTTGATTTGGCCATTGGTTTGTTAATGGGCTGTCAACGATTTTTTAATGAAGAAATAACGCTTAATACAGAGTATATTTCTGAGAGGAGTAAATTGGTTTGTTTTACACTTTCAAAAAGTCCTATATTAGTTTGA
- a CDS encoding alpha/beta hydrolase-fold protein, producing the protein MKRILILALFAIISCSSIHAEVNPKNLRNSRVYSSVLKEYRDVRILLPNEYNNTYYKYPTIYLLDAETNFDTGIEILSFLMDNHFIPPHIVIGLPNTDRFRDMTPVDSIMNKNIYKTRGGANNFIKSLEQDIFPHIAKNFRSNSKRLLMGHSYSGLFVVHAFSTRPDLFDKYLAFSPILWWNNKAIVRDVEKFLTENSSIRKHLFISFAEEAEEMLKSCKALILALETKSPADLKWHYGWMPDQSHYTLYRKSLMQGMEIIFTDYKYPDEQLLIDKGVEVANNYTRDILLNYGRKEILPYSLLESVCVNLKDAKKYNEAMAFLKYTIKNYPKRAESFYHVGEIYESVNQPKEAFKFYEIAHNKDRGRWDYEQKYLALQKTLKEMEADALNSVDL; encoded by the coding sequence ATGAAGCGAATTTTAATATTAGCTTTATTTGCAATTATATCTTGCTCTAGCATTCACGCCGAAGTTAATCCTAAAAATTTAAGGAATTCTAGGGTATATTCTTCCGTATTAAAAGAGTATAGGGATGTTCGGATCTTATTGCCAAATGAGTACAACAATACATACTATAAATATCCTACCATTTATTTGTTAGATGCCGAAACCAATTTTGATACGGGAATTGAGATCCTTAGTTTTTTAATGGATAATCATTTTATTCCTCCTCATATTGTTATTGGCTTGCCAAATACTGATCGTTTTCGTGACATGACTCCTGTTGATTCCATCATGAATAAAAACATCTATAAGACAAGAGGAGGTGCCAACAATTTTATCAAATCATTAGAGCAGGATATTTTTCCTCATATCGCAAAGAATTTTAGATCTAATTCTAAACGCTTGCTTATGGGACATAGTTATAGCGGACTGTTTGTAGTTCATGCTTTTTCTACTCGACCAGATTTATTCGATAAATATTTGGCATTTAGTCCAATTTTATGGTGGAACAATAAAGCAATCGTTAGGGATGTTGAGAAGTTTTTAACAGAGAATTCTTCCATTCGTAAGCATTTGTTTATTTCTTTTGCCGAAGAGGCTGAGGAGATGTTAAAATCGTGTAAGGCACTTATTTTAGCTTTAGAAACAAAATCACCGGCAGATTTAAAATGGCATTATGGATGGATGCCTGATCAAAGCCATTACACTTTGTATCGTAAAAGTTTAATGCAAGGAATGGAAATCATTTTTACAGACTATAAATATCCCGATGAACAGCTTTTAATCGATAAGGGAGTAGAAGTTGCAAATAATTACACAAGAGATATATTGTTGAATTATGGACGTAAGGAGATATTGCCTTACTCTTTGTTAGAAAGTGTTTGTGTTAATTTAAAAGATGCGAAAAAGTATAATGAGGCGATGGCCTTTTTAAAATATACGATTAAAAATTACCCTAAGCGTGCAGAGTCGTTTTATCATGTTGGTGAAATCTACGAAAGTGTTAATCAACCTAAAGAAGCTTTTAAGTTTTACGAAATTGCTCACAACAAAGATCGTGGCAGATGGGACTATGAACAAAAATATCTGGCGCTTCAAAAAACCTTAAAAGAAATGGAAGCTGATGCATTAAACAGTGTTGATTTATAA
- a CDS encoding YceI family protein: protein MKRKTLYTTLAILLGVFITTGGLFAENKNLKLKTEKSKLEWLGKKVTGEHSGIISITAGKLTLKDGKLQNGNFVVDMTTIVCTDLKDEKYKKKLEGHLKSDDFFGVEKFPNAVFEITHASELGDGNYKVKGDLTIKGITQSIEFTVNLHKHDESVHISGKMLIDRTKFNVRYGSGSFFDNLGDKTIYDDFELNLDLYLE from the coding sequence ATGAAAAGAAAAACATTGTATACCACGCTTGCAATCCTACTAGGTGTTTTTATAACTACTGGAGGCTTATTTGCAGAAAATAAAAATTTAAAGCTCAAAACCGAAAAAAGTAAACTAGAGTGGTTAGGTAAAAAAGTAACAGGAGAGCATTCTGGTATTATTTCAATTACTGCTGGTAAATTAACTTTAAAGGATGGGAAATTACAGAATGGTAATTTTGTGGTAGATATGACCACTATTGTTTGTACAGATTTAAAAGATGAGAAGTATAAAAAGAAATTAGAAGGGCATCTTAAATCAGATGATTTTTTTGGTGTTGAAAAATTTCCAAACGCAGTATTTGAAATTACCCATGCTAGTGAGCTGGGAGATGGAAATTATAAGGTTAAAGGAGATTTAACAATTAAAGGAATTACCCAGTCCATTGAATTTACGGTTAATCTTCACAAGCATGATGAATCGGTTCATATTAGCGGAAAAATGCTTATTGACAGAACGAAGTTTAATGTACGTTATGGTTCTGGAAGTTTCTTTGATAATTTAGGGGATAAAACCATTTATGATGACTTTGAATTGAATCTAGATTTGTATTTAGAGTAA
- a CDS encoding restriction endonuclease yields the protein MIASNKKRTHQDTRSVETKSDNTKVILIQKASGEEEPFILDKLARSLRKAGADSKSIEKILIDIEEWVYTGVTTKQIYSRAFSLLRREKKSFAMRYRLKQAIIELGPTGYPFEQFIGQLFKKQGYKIEVGVVVDGYCVTHEMDVIATQDHMQHLVECKYHKDQGKHVSVQVPLYVRSRVNDIIDKRKEIPKYSELSFEGWIVTNTRFSEDSIKYGTCSGLNLLAWDYPHDKGLKEIVEELRLYPVTILHHLTKKKKQELLNKGIVTCFQLKEDLNALNSILLNDRKQKLIKEELFEICG from the coding sequence ATGATCGCTTCTAATAAAAAGAGAACTCATCAAGATACTAGATCTGTTGAGACCAAATCAGATAATACTAAGGTAATTTTAATACAAAAAGCCTCAGGGGAAGAAGAACCATTTATTCTGGATAAATTGGCTCGTTCACTTCGTAAAGCTGGAGCTGATAGCAAGAGCATCGAAAAAATATTGATTGATATCGAAGAATGGGTTTATACAGGTGTGACCACCAAACAAATATATTCTCGTGCTTTTTCCTTATTACGCCGTGAAAAGAAATCTTTTGCCATGCGCTATAGATTAAAGCAGGCAATTATTGAGTTGGGACCAACAGGTTATCCGTTTGAACAGTTTATTGGACAGCTATTTAAAAAGCAAGGATATAAAATTGAAGTAGGAGTAGTAGTTGATGGCTATTGCGTTACTCACGAAATGGATGTCATTGCAACTCAAGATCACATGCAACACCTCGTTGAGTGTAAATATCATAAAGATCAGGGAAAGCATGTAAGTGTTCAGGTACCTTTATATGTTCGTTCTCGTGTAAATGATATTATAGATAAGAGAAAAGAAATACCAAAATACTCGGAGCTTAGCTTTGAAGGATGGATTGTTACCAATACAAGATTTTCCGAAGATTCTATTAAATATGGTACTTGCAGTGGTTTGAATCTATTAGCTTGGGATTATCCTCATGATAAAGGCCTAAAGGAAATCGTAGAAGAGCTTCGTCTGTATCCCGTAACCATATTGCACCATTTAACAAAAAAGAAGAAGCAGGAACTATTAAATAAAGGTATTGTGACTTGTTTTCAGTTAAAAGAGGATTTGAATGCTTTAAATAGCATTTTATTAAACGATCGAAAACAAAAATTAATAAAAGAAGAACTTTTTGAAATTTGTGGTTAA
- a CDS encoding fused DSP-PTPase phosphatase/NAD kinase-like protein, with product MRKIVLCLMIMLSFTSLIYAQQENRPDSWAHRISNAEFSNLYLITDDLLRSEQPSEKGFKSLRQQGVKSILNLRSSHGNEKLTKDFQLYRIKMIPEKITEKQLMEALRIIKNADKPILIHCARGADRTGAVVAMYRIVFEGWEKEKALKEMIEGGYRFHEGYRNIPKLIENTNVERLRKKLGVEKNKSLR from the coding sequence ATGAGAAAAATAGTTCTATGCTTGATGATAATGCTAAGCTTTACAAGTCTGATTTATGCACAGCAAGAGAATCGTCCAGATTCATGGGCTCATCGCATTAGCAATGCAGAGTTTTCAAATTTATATCTTATTACTGATGATCTATTGCGTTCAGAACAACCTTCAGAAAAAGGTTTTAAGAGTTTGCGGCAACAAGGGGTTAAAAGCATACTTAATTTGAGAAGTTCGCATGGGAACGAGAAATTAACCAAGGATTTTCAATTGTACAGGATAAAAATGATTCCGGAAAAAATTACGGAGAAGCAACTGATGGAAGCATTGCGAATTATCAAAAATGCTGATAAACCAATTTTAATTCATTGCGCAAGAGGAGCAGACAGAACAGGTGCTGTTGTTGCAATGTATAGAATCGTATTCGAAGGATGGGAAAAAGAAAAGGCTCTGAAAGAAATGATTGAAGGTGGATATCGTTTTCACGAAGGGTATCGTAACATTCCTAAACTGATAGAAAATACTAATGTGGAACGTTTAAGAAAGAAATTGGGAGTTGAAAAAAATAAGAGTTTAAGGTAA
- the corA gene encoding magnesium/cobalt transporter CorA codes for MAKKKSRRISEKTGMAPGTLLHIGYKEVENPTLRHIQYNTEELKSKEIKTGLDKVNYDFCNSDFVSWIHFSGVDISAFENIGQQLAIHNLTLEDVLNSQLRPKFEDLDSYSFLSLKLMLIKPGDYKFSSIPVNLILGANYVVSFVDSHHPVLDSLVTRLKNSTRRIRSKGTDYLFFALADTVVDNYFHLIETWNDQLDQLEDFIENEDSDSVPRKIQDFKKELMKARRGILPLKEAYNLLIQSESELIKDENIKYFRDTQDHILFVIDQLDYLRDYLTNIRDTYQSEQDNELNKTMKLLTLIATIFIPLTFLAGIYGMNFKYIPELEWKYGYFSLLSLMALVAIGMLWYFKKKKWL; via the coding sequence ATGGCAAAGAAAAAATCAAGACGAATTTCAGAAAAAACAGGAATGGCTCCAGGGACCTTACTGCATATTGGATATAAAGAAGTTGAAAATCCAACACTTAGGCATATTCAGTACAATACAGAAGAGTTGAAATCAAAAGAAATTAAAACTGGTTTAGATAAAGTGAATTATGATTTTTGCAATTCAGATTTTGTTTCCTGGATCCATTTTTCTGGGGTTGACATTTCTGCATTTGAGAATATTGGTCAGCAATTAGCCATTCATAATTTAACCTTAGAAGATGTTCTTAATTCGCAATTGAGACCTAAATTTGAAGATTTGGATAGCTATAGCTTTTTATCTTTAAAATTGATGCTTATTAAGCCTGGTGATTATAAGTTTAGTTCAATTCCAGTGAATCTTATATTGGGTGCGAATTACGTTGTTTCATTTGTGGATTCTCATCATCCGGTTTTGGATTCATTAGTCACACGACTTAAAAATAGTACGCGTAGAATTCGATCTAAAGGTACAGACTACTTATTCTTTGCATTGGCCGATACCGTTGTAGACAATTATTTTCATTTGATTGAAACATGGAATGATCAATTAGATCAGTTGGAAGATTTTATTGAAAATGAAGATTCAGATTCAGTACCCCGAAAAATTCAAGATTTCAAAAAAGAATTAATGAAAGCCCGACGAGGTATTTTACCTCTTAAGGAAGCATATAATTTACTCATACAAAGTGAATCTGAATTAATAAAAGATGAGAATATAAAGTACTTTAGAGATACACAAGATCATATTTTATTCGTCATTGATCAACTAGACTACCTTAGGGATTATTTAACAAATATTCGGGACACCTACCAATCAGAGCAGGATAATGAGTTAAATAAAACAATGAAGTTATTGACTTTGATTGCGACTATTTTTATACCCTTAACTTTTTTAGCTGGTATTTATGGAATGAATTTTAAGTACATACCAGAATTAGAGTGGAAGTATGGTTACTTTAGTTTACTCTCATTAATGGCTTTGGTAGCAATTGGTATGCTATGGTATTTTAAAAAGAAAAAGTGGCTGTAG